One Arvicanthis niloticus isolate mArvNil1 chromosome 13, mArvNil1.pat.X, whole genome shotgun sequence genomic window carries:
- the Smug1 gene encoding single-strand selective monofunctional uracil DNA glycosylase isoform X1 produces MVFILLLWRNPVQDTDWQLSRQERNRLKRDPWSSFSELSGDLAFPAEADAASHSSYLNVVDYDSQCPPRQDEERKRKLHGELVQGSAKQGPRKPSSPPSSAFQNVLGARVDKPAKDFWPAMVTHAGDNSMAVSQTFPLGPTHEPASALMEPLPCTRSFAEGFLEEELRLNAELSQLQFPEPVGVIYNPVEYAWEPHRNYVTRYCQGPKEVLFLGMNPGPFGMAQTGVPFGEVNVVRDWLGIGGPVLTPPHEHPKRPVLGLECPQSEVSGARFWGFFRTLCGQPQVFFRHCFVHNLCPLLFLAPSGRNLTPAELPAKQREQLLSICDAALCRQVQLLGVRLVVGVGRLAEQRARRALAGLTPEVQVEGLLHPSPRSAQANKGWEAAARERLQELGLLPLLTDEGSARPVP; encoded by the exons ATGGTTTTCATTTTGCTTCTCTGGAGAAACCCAGTCCAGGATACAGACTGGCAGTTGTCAAGACAAGAGAGAAACAGATTAAAACG TGACCCGTGGAGCTCTTTTAGCGAACTTTCCGGGGATTTGGCATTTCCGGCGGAAGCGGACGCTGCTAGCCATTCTTCTTATTTAAATGTTGTTGACTACGACTCCCAGTGCCCTCCGCGCCAGGACGAAGAAAGGAAGCGGAAGCTGCATGGGGAGCTTGTGCAG GGAAGTGCAAAGCAAGGTCCCAGAAAACCCAGTTCACCACCGTCCTCAGCTTTCCAGAATGTCCTGGGAGCCCGTGTGGACAAACCAGCTAAAGATTTCTGGCCTGCTATGGTGACACATGCAG GTGACAACAGCATGGCTGTGTCCCAGACTTTCCCACTGGGGCCTACCCATGAGCCTGCAAGTGCTCTGATGGAGCCTCTGCCTTGCACTCGAAGCTTTGCtgagggcttcctggaggaagagcTTCGGCTCAATGCTGAGCTGAGCCAGCTACAGTTTCCAGAGCCTGTGGGTGTCATCTACAACCCGGTGGAATATGCTTGGGAACCACACCGTAACTATGTGACTCGCTACTGCCAAGGCCCCAAGGAAGTGCTGTTCCTGGGCATGAACCCAGGACCTTTTGGCATGGCCCAAACTGGG GTACCTTTTGGGGAAGTGAATGTGGTCCGGGACTGGTTGGGCATTGGAGGCCCTGTGCTGACCCCTCCCCATGAGCACCCTAAGCGACCAGTGTTGGGACTGGAGTGCCCACAGTCAGAGGTGAGCGGAGCCAGATTCTGGGGCTTTTTCCGGACCCTCTGCGGACAGCCTCAAGTCTTCTTCCGGCACTGCTTTGTCCACAATCTGTGTCCTCTACTCTTCTTGGCTCCCAGTGGACGAAACCTTACCCCAGCTGAGCTGCCCGCCAAGCAGCGGGAGCAGCTCCTGTCGATCTGCGACGCTGCCCTCTGCCGGCAGGTGCAGCTGCTAGGGGTGCGGTTggtagtgggggtggggcggcTGGCAGAGCAGCGAGCTCGAAGAGCTCTAGCAGGGCTGACCCCGGAGGTGCAGGTGGAGGGGCTCCTGCATCCATCTCCTCGAAGCGCACAGGCCAACAAAGGCTGGGAGGCGGCAGCCAGGGAAAGGCTCCAGGAGTTGGGGCTGCTGCCTCTGCTAACGGATGAGGGTTCAGCCAGGCCTGTACCATAG
- the Smug1 gene encoding single-strand selective monofunctional uracil DNA glycosylase isoform X2 — protein MVFILLLWRNPVQDTDWQLSRQERNRLKRDPWSSFSELSGDLAFPAEADAASHSSYLNVVDYDSQCPPRQDEERKRKLHGELVQGSAKQGPRKPSSPPSSAFQNVLGARVDKPAKDFWPAMVTHAGDNSMAVSQTFPLGPTHEPASALMEPLPCTRSFAEGFLEEELRLNAELSQLQFPEPVPFGEVNVVRDWLGIGGPVLTPPHEHPKRPVLGLECPQSEVSGARFWGFFRTLCGQPQVFFRHCFVHNLCPLLFLAPSGRNLTPAELPAKQREQLLSICDAALCRQVQLLGVRLVVGVGRLAEQRARRALAGLTPEVQVEGLLHPSPRSAQANKGWEAAARERLQELGLLPLLTDEGSARPVP, from the exons ATGGTTTTCATTTTGCTTCTCTGGAGAAACCCAGTCCAGGATACAGACTGGCAGTTGTCAAGACAAGAGAGAAACAGATTAAAACG TGACCCGTGGAGCTCTTTTAGCGAACTTTCCGGGGATTTGGCATTTCCGGCGGAAGCGGACGCTGCTAGCCATTCTTCTTATTTAAATGTTGTTGACTACGACTCCCAGTGCCCTCCGCGCCAGGACGAAGAAAGGAAGCGGAAGCTGCATGGGGAGCTTGTGCAG GGAAGTGCAAAGCAAGGTCCCAGAAAACCCAGTTCACCACCGTCCTCAGCTTTCCAGAATGTCCTGGGAGCCCGTGTGGACAAACCAGCTAAAGATTTCTGGCCTGCTATGGTGACACATGCAG GTGACAACAGCATGGCTGTGTCCCAGACTTTCCCACTGGGGCCTACCCATGAGCCTGCAAGTGCTCTGATGGAGCCTCTGCCTTGCACTCGAAGCTTTGCtgagggcttcctggaggaagagcTTCGGCTCAATGCTGAGCTGAGCCAGCTACAGTTTCCAGAGCCT GTACCTTTTGGGGAAGTGAATGTGGTCCGGGACTGGTTGGGCATTGGAGGCCCTGTGCTGACCCCTCCCCATGAGCACCCTAAGCGACCAGTGTTGGGACTGGAGTGCCCACAGTCAGAGGTGAGCGGAGCCAGATTCTGGGGCTTTTTCCGGACCCTCTGCGGACAGCCTCAAGTCTTCTTCCGGCACTGCTTTGTCCACAATCTGTGTCCTCTACTCTTCTTGGCTCCCAGTGGACGAAACCTTACCCCAGCTGAGCTGCCCGCCAAGCAGCGGGAGCAGCTCCTGTCGATCTGCGACGCTGCCCTCTGCCGGCAGGTGCAGCTGCTAGGGGTGCGGTTggtagtgggggtggggcggcTGGCAGAGCAGCGAGCTCGAAGAGCTCTAGCAGGGCTGACCCCGGAGGTGCAGGTGGAGGGGCTCCTGCATCCATCTCCTCGAAGCGCACAGGCCAACAAAGGCTGGGAGGCGGCAGCCAGGGAAAGGCTCCAGGAGTTGGGGCTGCTGCCTCTGCTAACGGATGAGGGTTCAGCCAGGCCTGTACCATAG
- the Smug1 gene encoding single-strand selective monofunctional uracil DNA glycosylase isoform X3, translating to MAVSQTFPLGPTHEPASALMEPLPCTRSFAEGFLEEELRLNAELSQLQFPEPVGVIYNPVEYAWEPHRNYVTRYCQGPKEVLFLGMNPGPFGMAQTGVPFGEVNVVRDWLGIGGPVLTPPHEHPKRPVLGLECPQSEVSGARFWGFFRTLCGQPQVFFRHCFVHNLCPLLFLAPSGRNLTPAELPAKQREQLLSICDAALCRQVQLLGVRLVVGVGRLAEQRARRALAGLTPEVQVEGLLHPSPRSAQANKGWEAAARERLQELGLLPLLTDEGSARPVP from the exons ATGGCTGTGTCCCAGACTTTCCCACTGGGGCCTACCCATGAGCCTGCAAGTGCTCTGATGGAGCCTCTGCCTTGCACTCGAAGCTTTGCtgagggcttcctggaggaagagcTTCGGCTCAATGCTGAGCTGAGCCAGCTACAGTTTCCAGAGCCTGTGGGTGTCATCTACAACCCGGTGGAATATGCTTGGGAACCACACCGTAACTATGTGACTCGCTACTGCCAAGGCCCCAAGGAAGTGCTGTTCCTGGGCATGAACCCAGGACCTTTTGGCATGGCCCAAACTGGG GTACCTTTTGGGGAAGTGAATGTGGTCCGGGACTGGTTGGGCATTGGAGGCCCTGTGCTGACCCCTCCCCATGAGCACCCTAAGCGACCAGTGTTGGGACTGGAGTGCCCACAGTCAGAGGTGAGCGGAGCCAGATTCTGGGGCTTTTTCCGGACCCTCTGCGGACAGCCTCAAGTCTTCTTCCGGCACTGCTTTGTCCACAATCTGTGTCCTCTACTCTTCTTGGCTCCCAGTGGACGAAACCTTACCCCAGCTGAGCTGCCCGCCAAGCAGCGGGAGCAGCTCCTGTCGATCTGCGACGCTGCCCTCTGCCGGCAGGTGCAGCTGCTAGGGGTGCGGTTggtagtgggggtggggcggcTGGCAGAGCAGCGAGCTCGAAGAGCTCTAGCAGGGCTGACCCCGGAGGTGCAGGTGGAGGGGCTCCTGCATCCATCTCCTCGAAGCGCACAGGCCAACAAAGGCTGGGAGGCGGCAGCCAGGGAAAGGCTCCAGGAGTTGGGGCTGCTGCCTCTGCTAACGGATGAGGGTTCAGCCAGGCCTGTACCATAG